A portion of the Harpia harpyja isolate bHarHar1 chromosome 15, bHarHar1 primary haplotype, whole genome shotgun sequence genome contains these proteins:
- the LOC128151856 gene encoding keratin, type II cytoskeletal 4-like, whose translation MSRQAPTVRSVLGRRGFSSASEICGRSYAASACQPVRCGAGAYSSRSVCNLGGNRRISYVNGVCGTGCLGEFGFGGVGYGSVGGRVGLCGPRGYSIVRGYPDRKADGIQGICIDERLLKPLCVGVDPLEHEIRCQEKEQIKTLNTQFACFIDKVRFLEQQNKVLETKWGLLQQYVLPKRGKNLELYFENYICDLRKRLDCLLCEKQKLGSEECATSQLVEEFKCKYEEEINRRTTVENEFVALKKDADCIFLNKEELEVKVDLLRRQLELLKCVFEEERAQVDRQLCDTSVIVKMDNNRDLDMESIIKNVECWYQEIAQKSKEEVDAFYQTRFQELQDKRGKYCDDLQNNKCEISELTRMIQKLQCELENVKKQVSCLQTSICDVEQRGDCALKDAREKHVELQNALQKAKDELACMLRDYQELLNVKLALDIEIATYKTLLEGEESRICVGNPVSVSVVSSGYNIPDDCGMLAANAAVCGYGSLGRRSGRHSSQNGGFSSRSAGIHPKRVISSVAKQCVPEVYCQAGGVNCKNGGFSSRSGGYPARTVISTGNGGLNARMGPCQAGGVVSFGNQGCVIRQLGGSPVVVANSPEVVGCNNGVVGNFGVVRDPCVVP comes from the exons ATGAGCAGACAGGCGCCAACAGTGAGATCTGTCCTGGGACGAAGAGGCTTCAGTTCAGCTTCGGAGATTTGTGGTCGAAGCTACGCTGCCTCTGCCTGCCAACCTGTCCGATGTGGAGCTGGTGCCTATAGCAGCAGGAGTGTCTGCAACCTGGGTGGAAACAGGAGAATTTCCTACGTGAATGGAGTCTGCGGTACTGGATGTCTTGGAGAGTTCGGCTTTGGAGGTGTAGGCTACGGTAGTGTTGGAGGAAGGGTTGGCCTTTGTGGCCCCAGGGGATATAGTATTGTGAGAGGTTACCCTGATCGCAAAGCTGATGGCATCCAAGGTATCTGCATCGATGAACGGCTTCTGAAGCCCCTCTGCGTTGGGGTTGACCCGCTGGAACATGAAATACGCTGTCAGGAGAAGGAACAGATCAAGACACTCAACACTCAATTTGCCTGCTTCATCGACAAG GTCCGATTCCTGGAGCAGCAGAACAAAGTGCTGGAGACCAAGTGGGGCCTCCTGCAGCAATACGTCCTACCAAAGAGAGGGAAAAACCTTGAACTGTACTTTGAGAATTACATCTGCGACCTGCGGAAGCGCCTGGACTGCTTGCTATGTGAAAAGCAAAAACTGGGCAGCGAAGAATGTGCCACAAGCCAGCTGGTGGAGGAGTTCAAGTGCAA ATATGAAGAGGAAATCAATAGGCGTACAACTGTGGAGAATGAGTTTGTGGCACTCAAAAAG GATGCAGACTGCATCTTTTTGAACAAGGAAGAGCTGGAGGTGAAGGTGGATCTGTTAAGAAGGCAGTTGGAGTTGCTGAAATGTGTGTTTGAGGAG GAACGAGCTCAGGTAGATCGCCAGCTATGTGACACTTCAGTCATCGTGAAAATGGACAACAACCGAGACCTGGACATGGAAAGCATCATCAAGAACGTTGAATGCTGGTACCAAGAAATAGCTCAGAAGAGCAAAGAAGAAGTTGATGCTTTCTACCAAACCAGG TTTCAGGAGCTTCAGGATAAGAGAGGCAAGTATTGCGATGATCTGCAAAACAACAAGTGTGAGATTTCAGAGCTAACCCGGATGATACAGAAGCTGCAGTGTGAACTGGAGAACGTGAAGAAGCAG GTCTCCTGCCTGCAAACCTCCATTTGTGACGTTGAGCAGCGTGGGGATTGTGCTCTCAAAGATGCCCGGGAGAAGCATGTTGAGCTACAGAATGCCCTCCAGAAGGCCAAGGATGAGCTGGCTTGCATGCTGCGGGATTACCAGGAGCTGCTGAATGTCAAGCTGGCCCTGGATATCGAGATAGCAACATATAAGACTCTACTGGAGGGTGAAGAGAGCAG GATATGTGTGGGGAACCCGGTGAGCGTGT CTGTGGTCAGCAGTGGCTACAATATCCCCGATGACTGCGGGATGCTGGCTGCAAACGCGGCTGTGTGTGGCTACGGCTCCCTGGGGAGACGGTCCGGACGACACAGCTCCCAGAATGGAGGATTCAGCTCCCGGAGCGCTGGGATCCACCCCAAGAGAGTCATTAGCTCGGTGGCCAAGCAGTGTGTCCCAGAGGTGTATTGCCAAGCCGGAGGGGTCAACTGCAAAAATGGGGGATTCAGCTCCCGGAGCGGGGGGTACCCAGCCCGCACCGTCATCAGCACGGGAAATGGGGGCTTGAATGCTAGGATGGGGCCTTGCCAAGCTGGTGGGGTGGTCAGCTTCGGAAACCAAGGCTGCGTCATCAGGCAGCTGGGGGGCTCTCCTGTTGTCGTTGCAAACAGCCCTGAAGTTGTGGGGTGCAACAACGGCGTGGTGGGGAACTTCGGGGTTGTCAGAGACCCATGCGTTGTTCCATAG